One window of Flavobacteriales bacterium genomic DNA carries:
- a CDS encoding VWA domain-containing protein, with the protein MTRILFVMDASNSMNAFWGNEPKIIAARRVLLESLGPIEEVPNVEIALRLYGHQTRIEPGKQDCDDTKLEVPFGPHSGKAIREKMNAVQCLGTTPIARSLEKAAGDFPDRNSRNVIILITDGIEACDEDPCAVSRALQAKGIILKPFVIGIGLEDATKFSLKCVGNYYDAGTPEMFDRVLKVVIDQALNSTTTQLLLLTDDSKPTGTDVPVTFYDQRTGEDRYDFVHTMNLRGEPDTLNIDPVFTYRIVAHTVPPSVKENVTIEPGQHNVIALVAGQGRLELKIEGAVTAEFPVACIVRKQGETATLNAQPMNSSQLYRTGTYDLEVLTLPRLYIPGVVIKQSGVTPVSIPKSGVLNVVASVAGPGAIFQKEGNELKWVVDLDTRTPRNQFKLLPGDYRVIYRPGGAHETAFSIVKDVTVVSGRAVNIEL; encoded by the coding sequence TTGACCCGCATTCTCTTCGTGATGGACGCCAGCAACAGCATGAACGCTTTCTGGGGCAACGAGCCGAAGATCATCGCCGCCCGCCGGGTGCTGCTGGAATCATTGGGACCTATTGAGGAAGTGCCGAACGTGGAGATCGCCCTTCGGCTTTATGGCCATCAAACGCGCATCGAGCCGGGCAAGCAGGACTGCGACGACACCAAATTGGAAGTGCCTTTCGGGCCGCACAGCGGAAAAGCCATCCGCGAAAAGATGAACGCCGTGCAATGCCTCGGCACCACGCCTATTGCGCGTTCCTTGGAAAAAGCCGCCGGGGATTTCCCGGACCGGAATTCGCGGAACGTCATCATCTTGATCACGGACGGCATCGAGGCCTGCGACGAGGACCCGTGCGCCGTCAGCCGGGCCTTGCAGGCGAAGGGCATCATCCTGAAGCCGTTCGTGATCGGCATCGGGCTGGAGGACGCCACCAAATTCAGCCTGAAGTGCGTGGGCAACTACTACGACGCCGGCACGCCCGAGATGTTCGACCGCGTGCTGAAGGTGGTGATCGATCAGGCGCTGAACAGCACCACCACACAATTGCTGCTGCTCACCGACGACAGCAAGCCCACCGGGACCGACGTCCCGGTCACCTTCTACGACCAGCGCACCGGCGAGGACCGCTACGACTTTGTGCATACCATGAACCTGCGCGGCGAGCCGGACACGCTGAACATCGACCCCGTCTTCACCTACCGCATCGTAGCGCACACGGTGCCGCCGAGCGTGAAGGAGAACGTCACCATTGAACCGGGGCAGCACAATGTGATCGCGTTGGTGGCCGGGCAAGGCCGCTTGGAATTGAAGATCGAAGGCGCGGTGACCGCGGAGTTCCCGGTGGCGTGCATCGTACGCAAGCAAGGCGAAACGGCCACGCTGAACGCCCAGCCGATGAACAGCTCGCAGCTGTACCGAACCGGCACGTACGACCTGGAGGTGCTCACGCTGCCGCGGCTGTACATCCCCGGCGTGGTCATCAAGCAGAGCGGCGTCACCCCGGTGAGCATCCCGAAGAGCGGCGTGCTGAACGTCGTGGCCAGCGTGGCCGGGCCCGGCGCCATCTTCCAGAAGGAAGGCAACGAGCTCAAGTGGGTCGTGGACCTGGACACACGGACTCCGCGCAACCAATTCAAACTGCTACCCGGCGACTACCGCGTGATCTATCGCCCCGGCGGCGCGCACGAAACAGCGTTCTCCATCGTAAAGGATGTGACGGTGGTGAGCGGAAGAGCGGTCAACATCGAACTTTGA
- a CDS encoding transketolase family protein — MTTYPVLDKKDTRSGFGEGLLEIGRADDRVVALCADLTGSLKMDAFAKEFPERFIQVGIAEANMMGMAAGLTIGGKIPYTGTFANFSTGRVYDQIRQSIAYAGKNVKICASHAGLTLGEDGATHQILEDIGLMKMLPGMTVIVPCDHNQTKQATIAIADHEGPVYLRFGRPKWPVFIAPDMPFEIGKAQLLSEGTDVSIFACGHLVWKALQAAEELEKAGISAEVINIHTIKPLDNAAVLASARKTGCVVTCEEHQRNGGLGDSIAQLLARELPTPMEYVAVNDSFGESGTPEELLAKYGLDTPDVVAAVKRVLKRK, encoded by the coding sequence ATGACCACTTACCCTGTACTTGACAAGAAAGACACGCGCAGCGGATTCGGCGAAGGGCTGCTGGAGATCGGCCGAGCGGACGACCGTGTGGTGGCGCTTTGCGCGGACCTCACCGGCTCGCTGAAGATGGACGCTTTCGCCAAGGAATTCCCGGAGCGCTTCATCCAAGTGGGCATCGCCGAGGCGAACATGATGGGCATGGCCGCAGGGCTTACCATCGGCGGGAAGATCCCGTACACGGGCACCTTCGCGAACTTCAGCACCGGGCGGGTGTACGACCAGATCCGCCAAAGCATCGCCTACGCTGGCAAGAACGTGAAGATCTGCGCCAGCCACGCGGGTCTCACCCTCGGCGAGGACGGCGCCACGCACCAGATCTTGGAGGACATCGGCCTGATGAAGATGCTGCCGGGCATGACGGTGATCGTGCCTTGCGACCACAACCAGACCAAGCAGGCCACCATCGCCATCGCCGATCATGAAGGCCCGGTCTACCTGCGTTTCGGTCGCCCGAAGTGGCCGGTTTTCATTGCGCCGGACATGCCGTTCGAGATCGGCAAAGCACAACTGTTGAGCGAAGGCACGGACGTGAGCATCTTCGCCTGCGGGCACTTGGTGTGGAAAGCGTTGCAGGCCGCTGAGGAACTGGAGAAGGCGGGCATCAGCGCCGAGGTGATCAACATCCACACGATCAAACCCTTGGACAACGCTGCCGTCCTAGCTTCCGCAAGGAAGACCGGATGCGTAGTGACCTGCGAGGAACACCAGCGGAACGGCGGCTTGGGCGACAGCATCGCGCAACTGCTCGCGCGGGAACTGCCCACGCCCATGGAGTACGTGGCGGTGAACGACAGCTTCGGCGAGAGCGGCACCCCGGAAGAACTTCTGGCGAAGTACGGGCTGGACACCCCGGACGTTGTAGCGGCCGTGAAGCGGGTGCTGAAGCGGAAGTGA
- a CDS encoding cell division protein ZapA, with amino-acid sequence MEERSIRIELAGRAYPLTIHPDEEENIRAAAQEINESITRLKASYPLTDKQDLLAMAALEVTTRALNVAKPQPSSIDKEVLDELERLLNDLNG; translated from the coding sequence ATGGAAGAGCGATCGATAAGGATCGAACTGGCCGGACGGGCCTACCCCCTCACCATCCACCCGGATGAGGAGGAGAATATCCGTGCGGCCGCCCAAGAGATAAATGAAAGCATCACCCGTTTGAAGGCGAGCTATCCGCTCACCGACAAGCAGGACCTATTGGCCATGGCCGCGTTGGAAGTCACTACACGTGCCCTCAATGTGGCAAAGCCCCAGCCATCATCCATCGACAAGGAGGTGCTGGACGAACTGGAACGATTGCTGAACGACCTCAACGGATAG
- a CDS encoding trypsin-like peptidase domain-containing protein has translation MPDATSSTSVTGIITEDPALNMPAGSELHFNPALITGEFESPIVRLENWGSFQGILLLVHLNLANSHSVDGSAVLVAPGIALSAKHIFEDSLNHIKNGGKSTMCSAITTDGLQLWRISKITLVGNSDLVILGLTYCSKLPQGNLFNLATITTRFPKIGEKLLLTGFRASDYNFGIADNERGDKVINFSGLVLASNGPVSNRFPTGRDTCMLPWPTLEVDCPSFGGMSGGPVFDSTGLLVGLLSSSFDEGPSYVSLLWPALVAEFEGGWPNSMFKNKSTLVGLTPPLCAIDRPSAISLNQNQDNSSSLTYEIWEE, from the coding sequence ATGCCGGATGCAACTTCTTCAACTAGTGTAACTGGGATTATAACAGAAGATCCGGCATTAAATATGCCTGCTGGTTCTGAGTTGCATTTTAATCCAGCGCTCATTACTGGCGAATTTGAATCACCGATTGTAAGATTAGAAAATTGGGGCTCCTTTCAAGGCATACTACTACTAGTGCATTTGAATCTTGCAAATTCACATAGTGTAGATGGATCTGCAGTTTTAGTTGCGCCCGGAATTGCATTATCAGCTAAACACATATTTGAAGACAGCCTGAATCACATCAAGAATGGAGGGAAAAGCACGATGTGTTCAGCAATCACTACAGATGGGCTACAATTATGGCGTATTAGTAAAATTACTTTGGTCGGCAATTCTGATTTAGTGATTTTAGGTCTGACTTATTGCTCCAAACTTCCACAGGGAAACTTGTTTAACCTTGCAACAATTACAACAAGATTTCCAAAAATCGGAGAAAAACTGCTTCTTACAGGCTTCCGCGCTTCTGACTATAATTTTGGAATAGCCGATAATGAACGTGGTGATAAGGTAATAAATTTTTCTGGACTTGTTTTAGCTTCGAATGGCCCCGTTTCTAACCGATTTCCTACCGGACGAGATACTTGCATGTTACCATGGCCTACATTGGAAGTCGACTGTCCGTCATTTGGAGGAATGAGCGGCGGACCTGTCTTTGACTCAACCGGTTTACTAGTTGGCTTACTGTCTTCTTCTTTTGATGAAGGACCATCTTATGTTTCACTGCTATGGCCAGCACTAGTAGCAGAATTTGAAGGCGGATGGCCTAATTCAATGTTTAAAAACAAATCCACCTTAGTTGGTTTAACACCACCATTATGCGCTATCGATCGGCCTTCTGCCATAAGTCTAAATCAAAATCAAGATAATTCAAGCAGTCTAACATATGAAATTTGGGAAGAATGA
- a CDS encoding CoA-binding protein — protein sequence MSKELPTLVMGASLKVDRYSNRAIHALRQHGHPVVAVGLREGRVDDVLLVKAIPQGTQVDTVTMYLNAENQSAWEDELIGLRPRRIIFNPGAENPAFAKKAEVAGIETLEACTLVMLSTGQF from the coding sequence ATGAGCAAGGAACTGCCGACATTGGTCATGGGCGCGAGCCTGAAGGTGGACCGTTATTCCAACCGGGCCATCCACGCGCTGCGCCAGCACGGGCATCCCGTGGTGGCGGTGGGCCTGCGCGAAGGCAGGGTGGATGATGTGCTCCTGGTGAAGGCGATCCCGCAGGGAACCCAAGTGGATACGGTGACGATGTACCTGAACGCCGAGAACCAGTCTGCGTGGGAGGATGAACTCATCGGCCTGCGACCAAGACGCATCATCTTCAATCCCGGAGCGGAGAACCCGGCGTTCGCCAAGAAGGCCGAAGTGGCGGGCATCGAAACACTGGAGGCTTGTACGCTGGTGATGTTAAGCACCGGGCAGTTCTGA
- a CDS encoding transketolase has protein sequence MTSTSQATAKSTSVEELQSIASQVRRDIVRMVHGCQSGHPGGSLGCTDFLVALYFHQMRHDAENFTMDGIGEDLFFLSNGHISPVFYSVLARNGYFPLEELKTFRQINSRLQGHPTTHEGLPGVRIASGSLGQGLSVGLGAAMAKKMNDDPSLVYTLHGDGELQEGQIWEAAIAGPGKKVDNLIATVDWNGRQIDGDVDDVMPLGDLNAKWKAFGWDVLEMQGNDMAAVLKGLDEAKSRTGKGKPVMILMRTEMGFGVDFMVGSHAWHGIAPNDAQLADALKQLPETLGDY, from the coding sequence ATGACCTCTACATCACAGGCCACCGCCAAAAGCACTTCCGTCGAAGAGCTCCAGTCCATCGCCAGCCAAGTGCGCCGCGACATTGTGCGCATGGTACACGGCTGCCAGAGCGGCCACCCCGGCGGTTCGCTCGGTTGCACGGACTTCCTCGTCGCACTGTACTTCCACCAGATGCGCCATGATGCGGAAAATTTCACCATGGACGGCATCGGCGAGGACCTCTTCTTCCTCAGCAACGGCCACATCAGTCCGGTGTTCTACAGCGTGCTGGCGCGCAACGGCTACTTCCCATTGGAAGAGCTGAAGACTTTCCGCCAGATCAACTCGCGCCTGCAAGGGCATCCCACCACGCACGAGGGCCTGCCCGGCGTACGTATCGCCAGCGGTTCGCTCGGCCAGGGGCTGAGCGTGGGTCTCGGCGCGGCCATGGCGAAGAAGATGAACGACGACCCTTCCCTCGTCTACACCCTGCACGGCGACGGCGAACTACAGGAAGGCCAGATCTGGGAAGCCGCCATCGCAGGCCCCGGCAAAAAGGTGGACAACCTCATTGCCACAGTGGACTGGAACGGCCGCCAGATCGACGGTGATGTGGACGACGTAATGCCTTTGGGCGACCTGAACGCCAAGTGGAAAGCCTTCGGCTGGGACGTGTTGGAGATGCAGGGCAACGACATGGCCGCCGTGCTGAAAGGCCTCGACGAAGCCAAGAGCCGCACGGGCAAAGGCAAGCCGGTAATGATCCTGATGCGTACCGAAATGGGCTTCGGCGTCGACTTCATGGTGGGCAGCCACGCGTGGCACGGCATCGCCCCGAACGACGCACAGCTGGCCGATGCGCTGAAGCAGCTTCCTGAGACTTTAGGAGATTATTGA
- the rny gene encoding ribonuclease Y, whose translation MDIDIVATLIGTIVGLIAGGGIVYVVLNNLMKKRSRSILREAEAEGEALKKEKILQAKEKFLQMKDEHERDAREKDKRIQQGLEKHKQREQQLSRQQQELSVKEKKVDAEQKDIDQRVQGLEVRRQEVEKAHEKQVAQLERISGLNAEEAKKQLMDSLQDEARTGAMALVKDVVEEAKLTANKDAKRIIIQTIQRVATEHAVENAVSTFHIENDELKGRIIGREGRNIRALEEATGVEIVVDDTPGAIILSCFDPVRREMARLALHQLVKDGRIHPGRIEEIVAKTKKHLEEEIMEIGKRTCIDMGIHGLHVELMRMVGRMRYRSSYGQNLLQHSRETANLCATMAAELGLNVKAAKRAGLLHDIGKVPEDQPELPHALLGMQLAERYGEKPDVCNAIGAHHDEIEMTGLLSPIVQACDAISGARPGARREAVEQYIKRLKDLESIAMSYNGVSKAYAIQAGRELRVMVESEHVSDGEADTISMSIADRIQNEMTYPGQVKIVVIREKRSMAVAK comes from the coding sequence ATGGACATTGACATCGTTGCAACATTGATCGGGACCATCGTCGGTCTCATCGCAGGCGGAGGCATCGTGTACGTGGTGCTCAACAACCTGATGAAGAAACGCAGCAGGAGCATCCTGCGCGAGGCCGAGGCCGAGGGCGAAGCCCTGAAAAAGGAGAAGATCCTGCAGGCCAAAGAAAAATTCCTTCAGATGAAGGATGAACATGAACGTGATGCCCGTGAAAAGGATAAGCGCATTCAACAAGGCCTGGAGAAGCACAAGCAACGCGAGCAACAGCTTAGCCGACAGCAGCAGGAACTGAGCGTCAAAGAGAAGAAGGTGGATGCGGAGCAAAAGGACATTGACCAGCGTGTGCAAGGCTTGGAGGTACGCCGTCAAGAAGTGGAGAAGGCCCATGAGAAGCAGGTGGCACAGTTGGAACGTATCAGCGGCCTGAACGCTGAAGAGGCCAAGAAGCAGCTGATGGACTCGTTGCAGGATGAGGCCAGGACAGGGGCCATGGCCCTGGTGAAGGACGTCGTGGAGGAGGCCAAGCTCACCGCCAACAAGGATGCCAAGCGCATCATCATCCAGACCATTCAGCGCGTGGCTACGGAGCATGCCGTGGAGAACGCAGTGAGCACCTTCCACATCGAGAACGATGAATTGAAGGGCCGCATCATCGGTCGTGAAGGCCGGAACATCCGCGCTCTGGAAGAAGCCACTGGCGTGGAGATCGTGGTGGACGACACCCCCGGCGCCATCATTCTCAGCTGCTTCGACCCCGTCCGCCGCGAAATGGCGCGCTTGGCACTGCACCAGTTGGTGAAGGACGGCCGCATCCATCCGGGACGGATCGAGGAGATCGTTGCCAAGACGAAAAAGCACCTCGAAGAGGAGATCATGGAGATCGGCAAGCGCACCTGCATCGACATGGGCATCCACGGCCTGCACGTTGAGCTGATGCGGATGGTGGGCCGTATGCGCTACCGCAGCAGCTATGGCCAGAACCTGCTGCAGCACAGCCGCGAGACCGCCAACCTTTGCGCCACCATGGCCGCCGAGCTCGGCCTCAATGTGAAGGCCGCCAAGCGTGCCGGACTGCTGCACGACATCGGCAAGGTGCCCGAGGACCAGCCCGAACTGCCGCACGCACTGTTAGGCATGCAATTGGCCGAGAGGTACGGCGAGAAGCCCGATGTCTGCAACGCCATCGGTGCCCACCACGACGAGATCGAGATGACCGGTCTGCTCTCACCGATCGTACAGGCCTGCGACGCCATCAGCGGTGCCCGCCCCGGTGCCCGCCGCGAAGCCGTGGAGCAGTACATCAAGCGGTTGAAGGACCTGGAGAGCATCGCCATGAGCTACAATGGCGTTTCCAAGGCCTATGCCATCCAAGCAGGCCGCGAGCTGCGCGTGATGGTGGAGAGCGAACATGTGTCCGACGGCGAGGCCGATACCATCAGCATGAGCATCGCCGACCGTATCCAGAACGAGATGACATACCCCGGCCAAGTGAAGATCGTGGTGATCCGCGAGAAGCGCTCAATGGCCGTGGCCAAGTAG
- a CDS encoding type II toxin-antitoxin system RelE/ParE family toxin, whose protein sequence is MKFRLHVRMDAIEDYSNVARRYDKERSGLGTEFLNELQACYHSILDHPGGFQYRTGPYRHAQLKRFPYRVVYQVEGTDIYVYQVRHTSRKPSSRFGP, encoded by the coding sequence ATGAAGTTCCGCCTCCATGTGCGCATGGACGCTATCGAGGATTATTCCAATGTGGCCCGGCGGTATGACAAGGAGCGAAGTGGCTTGGGCACGGAGTTCCTGAACGAACTGCAAGCCTGCTATCATTCCATTTTGGATCATCCGGGCGGCTTCCAGTACCGGACGGGACCCTACCGACATGCACAGCTTAAGCGGTTCCCTTACCGGGTGGTCTATCAAGTGGAAGGGACGGACATTTATGTCTACCAGGTCCGACACACCAGTCGCAAGCCAAGTAGCCGCTTCGGGCCTTGA
- a CDS encoding aspartate aminotransferase family protein yields MSDLRTSFLAHLAQTSPFPIALDIVGAEGCHLQTRDGKRYLDLVAGLAVNNVGHRQPKVVAAIKAQADKYLHVIPYGEFIQGPQVRFAETLTSLLPAGLDSIYLVNSGTEANEAALKLAKRITGRTRLVACHKSYHGSTHGSLSITGNEEKKFRNRPLLPGVRFMHFNNTDDLSLIDDETAAVIVEPIQGDSGIRVPERAWMLALRKRCDKAGAMLIFDEVQTGFGRTGKLFAFEHFDVVPDILVLGKALGGGMPMGAFVSSRERMHLLTHDPVLGHITTFGGHPIPCVAGLAALEVLQEEQLAANAERMGALFKELLVHPAINEVRGMGLMLAVDLGDAEKVQHVVMGCLDRGVLGFWFLSCPTAFRIAPPLCITEELVREACAAILAEVETF; encoded by the coding sequence ATGTCGGATCTTCGAACGTCCTTCCTTGCCCATCTGGCGCAGACGAGTCCCTTCCCCATTGCCTTGGACATCGTGGGTGCAGAAGGCTGTCACCTGCAAACCCGTGATGGCAAACGCTATTTAGATCTTGTGGCGGGACTAGCGGTGAACAATGTGGGGCACCGGCAACCGAAGGTGGTGGCGGCCATCAAGGCGCAGGCGGACAAATACCTGCATGTGATCCCGTACGGTGAGTTCATCCAGGGGCCACAGGTGCGCTTCGCGGAAACCCTTACCAGTCTGTTGCCTGCGGGACTGGACAGCATCTACCTCGTGAACAGCGGTACCGAAGCCAACGAGGCTGCACTGAAGCTCGCCAAGCGCATCACCGGGCGCACCCGGCTGGTGGCCTGCCATAAAAGCTATCACGGCAGCACGCACGGCTCGCTCAGCATCACCGGGAACGAGGAGAAGAAGTTCCGCAACCGGCCTTTGTTGCCGGGCGTTCGTTTCATGCACTTCAACAACACGGATGATCTTTCGTTGATCGATGACGAAACTGCGGCCGTGATCGTGGAGCCGATCCAAGGGGATTCGGGCATCCGGGTGCCGGAGCGAGCGTGGATGCTGGCGTTGCGGAAGCGCTGCGACAAGGCGGGCGCAATGCTGATATTCGATGAGGTGCAAACAGGCTTCGGGCGCACTGGGAAGCTCTTCGCGTTCGAACATTTCGACGTGGTGCCGGACATTCTGGTGCTGGGGAAAGCCTTGGGCGGCGGTATGCCGATGGGGGCTTTTGTCAGCTCAAGGGAGCGCATGCACCTGCTCACGCACGATCCGGTGCTGGGGCATATCACCACCTTCGGCGGGCATCCGATCCCTTGCGTGGCGGGCTTGGCAGCGCTGGAAGTGTTGCAGGAGGAGCAATTGGCCGCGAATGCGGAGCGCATGGGCGCGCTCTTCAAGGAACTGCTCGTTCACCCTGCCATCAACGAAGTGCGCGGCATGGGCTTGATGCTCGCCGTGGACCTGGGCGATGCCGAGAAAGTGCAGCACGTAGTGATGGGCTGTTTGGATCGGGGCGTTTTGGGTTTCTGGTTCCTGAGCTGCCCCACAGCCTTTCGCATTGCGCCGCCGTTGTGCATCACTGAGGAACTGGTCCGGGAGGCTTGTGCCGCGATCTTGGCGGAGGTTGAGACGTTCTAG
- a CDS encoding sigma-70 family RNA polymerase sigma factor, protein MDEHTDEELIALFRKEESRHYAFNLLVRKHQRRLYTFIRRMVTDPDETKDVLQNVFLKAWTGLDKFREDAQLYSWLYRIAHNESITHLKRMRRGFFTSDAAVTERLVGTLDSSEHFSGDMIQRKLQSAVMTLPPKQRAVFTLKYFDELKYEEMSRVTGTSVGALKSSYHIAVKKIEAELTKVGRSGDQTL, encoded by the coding sequence ATGGACGAGCATACCGACGAGGAGTTGATCGCTCTCTTCCGCAAGGAGGAAAGTCGTCACTACGCATTCAACCTGCTCGTGCGCAAGCACCAGCGGAGACTCTACACTTTCATCCGGCGCATGGTCACCGATCCGGATGAGACAAAGGACGTGCTACAGAACGTATTCCTGAAGGCTTGGACGGGCTTGGACAAGTTCCGGGAGGATGCGCAGCTCTACAGCTGGTTGTACCGCATCGCGCACAACGAGAGCATCACGCACCTCAAGCGCATGCGACGCGGGTTTTTCACCAGTGATGCCGCAGTGACCGAACGTCTCGTTGGCACTTTGGATTCCAGTGAACACTTCTCCGGAGACATGATCCAGCGCAAACTGCAAAGCGCCGTGATGACCTTACCGCCGAAGCAGCGCGCCGTATTCACCCTGAAATACTTCGACGAGCTGAAATACGAGGAGATGAGCCGCGTGACCGGCACCAGCGTGGGCGCATTGAAATCCAGCTATCACATTGCTGTGAAGAAGATCGAGGCCGAGCTGACCAAAGTCGGCCGGTCCGGCGATCAAACCTTATGA